From Micromonospora echinaurantiaca:
TCTTGGCGAAGCCGAGCCCGGGGTCGATCACGATCCGGTCGGCGGCGACGCCGGCCCGCATCGCCTCGTCGACCCGCTGGCCCAGCTCGGCGCGGACGTCGGCGACCACGTCGGTGTAGCTGGCCAGCTCCCGCATCCCCCGGGAGTGGCCGCGCCAGTGCATCAGCACCCAGGGACAGCCGGCCTCCCGGACCACCCGGGCCATGTCCGGGTCGGCGAGACCGCCGGAGACGTCGTTGACCACCGCCGCGCCGGCCGCGAGCGCTGCCTCGGCCACCCGGGCCCGGCTGGTGTCGATGCTGGTCGGCACGCCCGCCGCGGCCAGTTCCCGGATCACCGGGAGGACCCGGGCCGCCTCGGTCTCCGCGTCCACCCGGTCGGCGCCGGGCCGGGTCGACTCGCCGCCGACGTCCACCAGGTGGGCGCCGTCGGCGCGCAGCCGCACGCCGTGTCCGACGGCGGCATCCAGGTCGGCGTACCGTCCGCCGTCGGAGAAGGAATCGGGCGTGACGTTGAGGACGCCCATCACCACCGGGGCCGGGCCCCGTACCAGATCGGTCACGGCTTGACGGTACCGGTCCACAAGATGGCCCGGGCAGGCCTGGGTCGGCCGTCCGTACGACACCCCTGACATGGGCATTGGAACAGGTGTACGATCGGTCGTCCGGGTCGGATCGGGCAGCCTCTTCGCGGCTTGTCGCAAAGGGGGGCGGCCCGTACGCTTTGGAATTGCCCAGCATCGAGATGGCGAAGCCTGGAGGGAGGGCCGAAGCGGGAAATATCCGGCCAAAGCTGACCACTCTCCGTGGTGAGCAACGAACGCAGGGTTCCGCACGCTGCGCACAGTGAGCACCGTTCCCGCCCAGGCACGTCTACTGCACCGCCGCGGCGCCGCCGGCCGCGACATGGGGAGGTACCAGTGATCGCCATCGAGCTGATGGAGACGGCGTCCTCGACCGCCGCCCACCTGCTCTCCACCCTGGCGTCGACTCCACTCGCCGAGCCGGCGCCGAAGGGCATCGACACCGAGGGTGTCGTCACCTTCTTCGCCAGCAAGATCGCGCCGATCCTGCTCGCCGTCCTGGGCGTCATCTTCATCGGCCGGGCCAGCCGCGGCGAGATCTCCAAGGTGCTGACCAGTTCCGCGATCGCCATCGTCGGTCTGGCGTTCATCGCCGGGGCGGCCACGCTGTTCTTCATCGGCGACTACCTGATCGACCTGATCTTCGAATAGGCGCGGGCTCGACATGCGGCTGCGCACCGACGACGACATCTACCGGGCTCGCCTGGTCTACCTCGGGCCGCCCGGCTACACCCTTCCGGTCCACCTCCCGTACGCCCAGTACGGGCTGTTCATGCTGCTCGTCCCCCTCTACATGTTCATCCACTGGTTGTTCACGCTGAAGGTGGAGCTCTTCCCGGCCTGGGAGATCGCGCTCGCCATCGTGACCACCTCGTTCGTCTTCCGGTACGTCGACCCGGACCGGCCGGCGCGGATGGTGATCCGCACCGCGCTGACCGACTGGCGGCGCACCCGGGAGCCGGCCACCGAGCAGCGCGATCCCCGCCTGGTCGGCAGCCGGATCAGGATCCGGGAGGAACTGGCATGACCGGGCAGTCGTACGACGCGGGTGAGGCGATCGCATGAGCCGCTCTTCCACGCCGGGTTCCCCGGCCGGGCGTCCGGCCGCTCCGCCCGGTAACCGTGCGCGATCGTTCGACTACACGGATGCCCCGGAGCCGGACGAGGCCGCCCTCGACCCGGCGCTGGTGCCCGCCCCGGGTCACGGCGGGGTGGGCGTCTTCCAGGCGCCCCGCCCGGTGCAGCGCCGGGCCGCCACCGAACCCGCCCCCGCACCGTCCACCAGCGACAGCGCCGACATCGACTCGCCCTTTTTGGACCTGTTCGGCGGCGCCCACCCGGGAGCGGCCCGCCCGGCCCCGCCACGCCGCGGCCCCGAGCGGGAACAGCCGACGATCCCGCAGCAGCCGGCCACCGCGCCGCTGCCCGCCCCACCCGAGGTCGCCCCACCCGCGCCCGTCGCGGAGCCCCCGGCGACGTACCAGCCGCCGACCCGGCCGGCCCGTCCCCGGGTGCCGCAGCAGCCCGGCGACCGGCTGCCCGTGGTACGCCCGCCCGCCCAGCCGGTGCCGGCCGACCCGGGTGGCGCTCGGGCCGCCGATGAGCTCGACCCGCCCGAGCCGCCCGACCGCCCGGCCCGCCGGGCGCCGAAGCAACTGCCGGAACGGCCCGCCGGCCGGGAGATTGCCCCGCCCCGACAGCGCTCCCCCGAACGGCGCAAGCAGCCGGCCAAGCCGGTCCGGGTCAAGCCGCCGAAAATCACGTTCGGCGACCGGGATCCGGCCGTGGAACTGGCCATCACCGAGATCGCCGGGCACCTCACCTTCACCCCGAACACCGTCACCGCCTGGTACTGGCTGCCCGAGGTGCGCTGGGCGTTCCGGCCGGACGCCGAGCGGGAGGCGCTGCTCTCGGCGATCTCCGAGCAGTACGCCGGCCTCGCCGGCTTCCGGCTGCACCTACGCCGCACCACCCGCCCCTTCCCGGCCGACGAGTGGGCCCGCACCATCGACGCGAACACCCCGGCGCCGCTGCCCGACGTACCGGGCACGCCGGGTTGGGGCGACCACCTGGTGGCCGCGCAGCGGCACCTGCTCTCGGTCAACCACGCCGAGGGCCAGACCTATCTCGGGGTCACCTTCGCCCGGCGGTCGCTCGGCGACTCGCTCACCGAGCGGCTGCTGCGCACCTTCGGCCGGGGGGTCGCCGAGGGCGAACGCCGCCGGCTGGGCCGGACCGTCGAGCAGTTCGACGAGGTGCTCGGCGCGTTCGGCATGCGCGGGCGGCGGGTCACCCCGCAGGAGCTGGAGTGGCTGCTGTACCGCTCGGTGGCGCTCTGCATGGCGCCCCCCGGCGCGCTCTCCCCGGTCACCGACGGCCGGTGGGAACGCGGCGACCTGCTGGCCCTGACCGAGCAGGTGGAGCGCTACCGCACGCCGTACGGCTCGACGGTCAAGCTGGTCAACCGGGTCACCGGCGAGGAACGGCACGTCGCGGTGCTGGCGGTGGGCCGGATGGAACCGCTGGAGATCCCGGAGCGGCACGAGCCCTGGCTGCACTTCCACGAGCGGCTGCCCTGGCCGATGGAGTTGTCCACCCGGGTCGACATCCTCGGTCCCGGCGACTCCTTCCGCAACCTCGAACACCGGCTGCGGATGATCCGCTCGCAGCAGCTCGACTACGCCGAGCACGGCATCGACGCCCCGCCCGAGCTGGAGCGGTTGGCCAAGCGGGCGCTGGTGATCGGCGACGAGATGACCACCGGGCTGCCGGTCGACTCGGCCCGCGCGCACGGCTGGCACCGCATCGCGGTCGGTGGCCGTACCCGGGAGGAGTGCCTGGAGCGGGCCCGGCGGCTGGTCCAGCTCTACTCCCGCGAGCTGCGCATCTCGCTCCAGCACCCGAAGAACCAGGACTGGCTGGCCCGCGAGTTCATCCCCGGCGAGCCGATCGCCAACACCGGCTACGTCCGGCGGATGCCGGTCAACCTGCTCGCCGCCGCGCTGCCCCAGGCCGCGTCGACCGTCGGCGACCGGCGCGGCGACCTGATCGGCCGGACAGCCGGCACCTGCCGCCGCCCGGTCTTCCTCGACCTGCACTACCCGATGGAGGTCCGCGAGCGCTCCGGGCTCGCCGTCTTCGTGGCCGAACCGGGCGGCGGCAAGTCCACCCTGCTCGGCGCGCTCGGCTACCTGGCCGCCCGGCGCGGCGTGCAGGTGACCCTGCTCGACCCGTCCGGCCCGCTGGCCCGGCTCTGCGCGATGCCGGAGCTGCGCCCGTACTCGCGGGTGCTCAACCTGACCGGCTCGGAGCACGGCACCCTGGCGCCGTACTCGCTCATCCCCACCCCGCTGCGCAGCGAGTTCGGCGCCGGCGCGGCCGGTGACCGGGAGTTCGAGATCGCCGTCTCCAACGCCCGCGCCGAGCGACGGATGCTGGTGCAGGACATCTGCATGATGCTGGTGCCGCCGCAGGTGGCCCGCGAGGCGTCGACCGCCACCCTGTTCCGGCACGCCGTACGCCAGGTGCCGGCGGAGGAGACCTCCACCCTGGACGACGTGGTCACCACGCTCAGCCAGCTGGACGACGACGCCGGCAAGGAACTGGCCAACCTGCTGCTCGACACCGCCGAGATGCCGCTGGCCATGCTCTTCTTCGGTAAGCCACCGGAAGGGCTGCTCGGCGCAGACGCGGCGCTCACCGTGATCACCATGGCCGGCCTCCGGCTGCCCGACCTCAAGATCGAGCGGGAGTACTGGTCGGCCGAGGAGGCGCTCGCCCTGCCGATGCTGCACACCGCGCACCGGCTGGCCGTCCGTCGCTGCTACGGCGGGTCGATGTCGTCGCGCAAGCTGGTCGGCCTCGACGAGGCGCACTTCATGGAGGGCTGGCGCTCCGGGCGCTCGTTCCTGGTCCGGCTCGCCCGGGACTCCCGCAAGTGGAACCTCGCCGCCCTGGTGGCCTCGCAGAACCCGCGCGACATCCTCGGCCTCGACGTGCAGAACCTCGTCTCCACCGTGTTCGTCGGCCGAATCGCCGAGGACACCGAGATCGCCTCCGAGGCGCTGCGCCTGCTCCGGGTGCCGGTCAACGACGGCTACGAGGCCACCCTCGCCTCGCTTTCCACGGCGGACGCCACCTCGGCCAGCCGGCTCGGCTTCCGGGAGTTCGTGATGCGCGACGTCGACGGGCGGGTGCAGAAGGTCCGGGTCGACGTCTCGTACGTCCAGGGCCTGCTGGACCACCTCGACACCACACCCGCGGCGATCGCCGCCGCGACCGGCGTACTGCCGACCGTGCCCGATCTGGAGGCGTGACATGGCGAGGGCCCGGGCGCTTCTCCTCGCACTCGGCATCCTCGCCGGGGCCACCATCGGCTGGCCGGCGGTCGGGGCGACACCGGCGGCGGCGGCCCCGGCCGTCACCGCCCAAGCCGCGGCTGACCTGTGCACCACACCGGAGTGGCAGGCCGACTTCCGCGCCTGCGTCGCCAAGCTGAAGGATGTTTCCGCAGCGCGGGCCGACTGCCTCGAGGCTCCGACGCCGGGCACTCCTGACGCAGGGCTCGCCGGCTGGTTCGCCAGCGCACCTCCAGAGAAGACAGCTGGGGGGGTGACCGGCCGATACAGCCTGTATGGATACGCCGGCTACAGCTACACCACATACGACGTCGGATGTGCCGCGCCAGTCCTGCATCCCGACTACAAGTTCACCACGACCATCGCGAACGGCGAATTCATGATCGCCACAGCCGTGATCGGTGCTTCCAACGCCCTCCGGGAACGGGCGTGGGATCCGCGGTCGATGTGGGGCTGGGCCGACCCGCTGGTGGAGAAGGCCACGAAGGCCGTCTACCAGAAGGTGTTCAGCGTCTTCGGCATCGTCACCCTGTGTGTGGTCGGGCTCTACCTGCTCTGGCGCTCTCGCCAGTCGGACATGA
This genomic window contains:
- the folP gene encoding dihydropteroate synthase, with amino-acid sequence MTDLVRGPAPVVMGVLNVTPDSFSDGGRYADLDAAVGHGVRLRADGAHLVDVGGESTRPGADRVDAETEAARVLPVIRELAAAGVPTSIDTSRARVAEAALAAGAAVVNDVSGGLADPDMARVVREAGCPWVLMHWRGHSRGMRELASYTDVVADVRAELGQRVDEAMRAGVAADRIVIDPGLGFAKTATHNWELSARLTELLELGFPLLFGSSRKSYLGRLLAGPDGTPRPTDGREAATIATSVLAVASGAWGVRVHDVRGTVDALAVWQATGRPRLVATGPVPSGGGDR
- a CDS encoding ATP-binding protein, giving the protein MSRSSTPGSPAGRPAAPPGNRARSFDYTDAPEPDEAALDPALVPAPGHGGVGVFQAPRPVQRRAATEPAPAPSTSDSADIDSPFLDLFGGAHPGAARPAPPRRGPEREQPTIPQQPATAPLPAPPEVAPPAPVAEPPATYQPPTRPARPRVPQQPGDRLPVVRPPAQPVPADPGGARAADELDPPEPPDRPARRAPKQLPERPAGREIAPPRQRSPERRKQPAKPVRVKPPKITFGDRDPAVELAITEIAGHLTFTPNTVTAWYWLPEVRWAFRPDAEREALLSAISEQYAGLAGFRLHLRRTTRPFPADEWARTIDANTPAPLPDVPGTPGWGDHLVAAQRHLLSVNHAEGQTYLGVTFARRSLGDSLTERLLRTFGRGVAEGERRRLGRTVEQFDEVLGAFGMRGRRVTPQELEWLLYRSVALCMAPPGALSPVTDGRWERGDLLALTEQVERYRTPYGSTVKLVNRVTGEERHVAVLAVGRMEPLEIPERHEPWLHFHERLPWPMELSTRVDILGPGDSFRNLEHRLRMIRSQQLDYAEHGIDAPPELERLAKRALVIGDEMTTGLPVDSARAHGWHRIAVGGRTREECLERARRLVQLYSRELRISLQHPKNQDWLAREFIPGEPIANTGYVRRMPVNLLAAALPQAASTVGDRRGDLIGRTAGTCRRPVFLDLHYPMEVRERSGLAVFVAEPGGGKSTLLGALGYLAARRGVQVTLLDPSGPLARLCAMPELRPYSRVLNLTGSEHGTLAPYSLIPTPLRSEFGAGAAGDREFEIAVSNARAERRMLVQDICMMLVPPQVAREASTATLFRHAVRQVPAEETSTLDDVVTTLSQLDDDAGKELANLLLDTAEMPLAMLFFGKPPEGLLGADAALTVITMAGLRLPDLKIEREYWSAEEALALPMLHTAHRLAVRRCYGGSMSSRKLVGLDEAHFMEGWRSGRSFLVRLARDSRKWNLAALVASQNPRDILGLDVQNLVSTVFVGRIAEDTEIASEALRLLRVPVNDGYEATLASLSTADATSASRLGFREFVMRDVDGRVQKVRVDVSYVQGLLDHLDTTPAAIAAATGVLPTVPDLEA